The genomic region GCCTGGTCGTGTACTATGTACATCAGACCAAAAATCGTATTTCCACCCGGCAATTTTTCCTTCTGGAGTTAATCCGGCTTCCATTTCAAAAGCCATTGGTGTGCCATAAGGTTCCCAGGCATGTTCTTCATCCCGCATCCACTGTAATCGTATATGTTTCCCCGGATAATTTTTAGCGAGCAAAGCTACCTCAGCAGCAACATCATCAGCAGCATTATGACCATAGCAACCAGAACCAGGCGTACCGATAATGTGAATGTTTTCCTGCGGCATTTCTAATAATGGCGCTAAAGTTTCCCGCAAAGGATAAACACCCTGGCTATGCGTCCAAAGCTTTAATTTTTCATCCTTATAAATAGCTACCGCACAAGAAGGGCCGTTTGCGGCATGCATGATGTAAGGCTTAAAGTAAGATGCTTTATGCTGAATAGAAGCCGATTTTAAAGCTTTTTCCCAATCGCCACGTTGTTCTTCCACCGCAACCTCTGCTGCTAAATTTTTGATATATGTTTTTAAATCTTTGTCTGCCGGAAGTGGTGCTCCAGTTTCCCATTGGGTATTTGCAAAAATTTCTCGTTGCAATTGTACAGCCTGAAATTCCTCTTCTGAAATTACTCCTAAAAAATCACCAATTTTGACCAATTTTAAGAAGCCTTCTTTTCCAGAAAAAGCATTTTCATTAATCGATTTCAATTTAGAAGTATAGGAAGGCGGCCTGATGATCCTGGCATGAAGCATTCCTGGAAATCGCAAATCCTGAATAAAAGTATGTTTGCCAACTACCATTTGCGATATATCTTTTCGCTTGATAGGTTGGCCGACGATTTTCCGACTTGCTTTTGCCTTAAATTCAGGAGGTATTTTTAAATTTCGTTCGATTTGCTGCCCATCGAGTATTTCAAAAAAAGAAAATTTCTGCTCTTCGTTCAGAATAAAACCATCTTTTAAATCAAGTCTATCTTTATCGATTTTCAACTTTTTAGCCGCTAGCTCTTTTAAAATTTCCCTGGCACAGGCTGCCGCATTTCTAATACTCATAGCACTTGCCTCTATCGATCGACTTCCCGCCGTATAGCCTTCGTTGGCTGTTACACCAGTTTCAGCAAGATTCACTTCAACCAGATCGATATTGGTATTTAATTCTTCTGCAGCCACCTGGGCAACCGCAATCCTGATTCCCTGACCCAACTCCATTTTTCCAGTTAAAACCTTAATTCGGCCATCTCCTAATATTCTTATCCAGGCATTGATTTGCTCTTCGCTTGGGCGTTTGGGGATCTCATCAAAAGCATTTACTGATTTTTTTGAATCTAAAACACAGGCTGTTCCCAACATCGAAAAACCAAGGCTCACGTAACCCATTTGCTTGATAAAAGTTCGTCTGTTAGTACTCATATTTTATGATTTTGAGACTTTTTTTATAGCTTTTATAAAACGTGAATGCGTACCGCAACGACAAATATTCTTTTCTAGACCATTTTTAATTTCAGCAGCTGTAGGATTTTTCTTTTCATTCAGCAACGAAACCGAATTGATTAAAACACCATTTAAACAGTAGCCACATTGTGCAGCCTGCTCGTCGATAAAAGCCTGTTGTAAGGGATGTAAATTTCCGTTTTCAGCAAGGCCTTCAATAGTCACGATCTTTTTCTCAATGACTTCACTCACGGGAATTCTGCATGAAGGATTCGCTTTTCCGTTTAATAATACCATGCAGGCTCCGCATTGTTCTAACCCACAGCCAAACTTTGGGCCATTGAGTTCTAAATTATTCCGAAGCGCATATAACAGTGGCGTTTCAGGAGCTATCCTTAAACTTCGATCTTTTCCGTTTACATTCAACACTAGACTTGCTTTCATACTTTTTTTCATACTTCAGGAATAGTTTTTAAGGATAAACTACTTTGATGAATTTTGAAATTAATCAATAGAATAGCTTGAATTAAGCGATTCGCTCTTAAATCTTTCTTAATTTTAAAAATTTTCGATAGGAAAGTTTAAATTTCATAAGTCATTGTGCAATTCAGCTTTTATATTTACCTTAAAAAAATGAAAATCTTACTTTTCGGGATTGCAAAGGATATTGTAGGAAATCAATTTTTGGAAGACGCTTCTTTTAAGGCCAAAACTGTAGCCGAACTAAAGCAAGAACTTATTCAAAAATATCCGGATTTTGCGAAAATTTCTTCTCTGGCGATCGCTGTAGACGAAGAATATGCTAGTGACGAGCAACAGATTTCAGCAGATAATGAAATTGCAATAATCCCGCCGGTTAGCGGAGGTTAACGCTGTTTAAAAATTTTGAGTTTAGATGATATATGAAAAAGAAAATTGAAATTATAGCACATATCGATCCGTCTGTGATCTACAAAGAACTTTCCCACCCCGGCAGCGGTGGAATTTGTGTTTTTATAGGTGCTGTTCGCGATATTACTCAAAATCAAAAAGTGAATGCTCTTTTTTTTGAAGCATACGAGACGATGGCACTTAAAGAAATGGAGAAGATTGCTGCTACTGCAAGTAAGCAATGGAATTTAAACCGACTGATTATGCAGCATGCTGTTGGCGAGAAGAAAATAGAAGAACCCGTGGTGTTAGTTGGTGCCTCCTCGGCACATCGTAATGATTGCTTCGAAGCCTGCAGATTTTTAATCGATACCTTAAAAGAAAAAGTACCGATTTGGAAAAAAGAATTTTTCGAAGGTAAAGAACAAGTCTGGGTGACACCGCACCCATAAACAGCAGAATTTAAAATCCCTAAAAAGAAATTGAATGCTTATAGATAATCACCAAAGAAAAATTAATTATCTGCGATTGGCGGTGACCGATCGTTGTAATTTGCGCTGCAATTATTGTATGCCCGAAAGCGGAATTAATTTTGCAAAAAAAGATAAACTTTTATCGATTGATGAATTATATCAATTAAGTAAAATCTTGGTGGAGCAAGGCATCACAAAAATTAGAATTACCGGCGGTGAACCTTTTGTTCGTAAAGAGTTAATGATATTACTACGCAAACTTGCTAATCTGGAAAACCTTGAAGATATTAGCATTACCACTAATGCGACTTTGATTGGTGAGCATATTCCTGAATTAAAAGAATTAGGGATCAAAAACATTAATTTAAGCCTGGATTCGATTACACCTGAAACTTTTAAAAAAGTGACTCGCCGTGATCAGTTCGAAACGGTTTACGGAAACTTGATCAAACTCATCCAGGAAGATTTTAATGTAAAAGTAAATTTTATCGCGCTTGATGGACAGAATACTGACTATATAATTCCGATTCTGGAGGATTTAACCCGGCATTATCCTGTTTCGGTTCGATTTTTAGAAGAGATGCCTTTTAATGGTGGAAGCAAAAACTTCCAGACCATAAAATGGAATCATAAAGCGATTTACAATCACATCGCCTCACATTATCCGAATATCGAAAAACTTTCTTCGGAAGAAACTTCGACTTCGGTAAACTATAAGATTGAAGGTTTTGAAGGTAGTTTTGGGATCATTCCGAGTTTTACACGTAATTTCTGCGGAAGCTGCAATCGATTAAGAATTACCGCTACCGGTGATGTTATTACCTGTCTTTATGCCAGCGCCGATCGAAATATTCGTGAGATTCTTCGTGCTGAAAATTCTGAAGAAAACATCAAAAATCAGATCTTAAAAGCTGTTGGTAGCAGAGCCAAAGATGGTTTTGAAGCTGAAGCTCAAAATAAAAATTATTACGAAAATTCAATGACTAGTATCGGTGGATAAAAAACTCTCACATATTAATAAACAGGGAAACGCTGAAATGGTAGACATTTCAGAAAAAGAAATTATCAGCCGAACTGCCATCGCAACCGGTAGAATTTTATTTCCTACGGAAGTTTTTAAGCAGCTGCAAACAGATGGTTTTTTAAGTAAAAAAGGAAGTATCACGCAAACAGCGATCATTGCAGGAATTCAGGCAGTAAAGAAAACCTCCGATCTTATTCCACTTTGTCATCCGCTGCGCCTGTCTAAAATTAATATAGACATTCAGCCGGGCGAAAATTCCTTAGATATCGAATGTTTGGTAAAATGTAATGAGCGTACCGGCGTAGAAATGGAGGCTTTAACCGGAGTTTCGGTCGCAGCACTTACCATTTACGATATGACCAAAGCACTGAGTCACGAATTGGAAATCTCTGAAATCAAACTGAAAAAGAAAACCGGTGGAAAAAGTGATTTTGGAGTTTAATATGTTGATTTGCTAATGTGTTGATGTGTCAATTTGAAAATACGATGATTTAAAATGTGATGCTGGATTATGTTGAATTTTGAATGTGGAATTTTAAATATGATGTAAGCTGACGGCTGAAAGCTAATAGCTAACACAAAAACAATGAAAACTAAACTAAACGGACTTATACTTGCTGGCGGAAAAAGCACCCGAATGGGCACCGATAAAGGTGAGATTGCTTATCATGGCAAACCGCATCGAGAATATTTATACGAACTTTTAGAGAAATTTTGCGATGATGTTTACCTAAGCATACGAAGTGAGCAACACCAAAATTTACCTGATAACTTAAAAACGATCACCGATAAAGACCAATATCGAGGTCCGTTAAACGGAATGATTAGTGCACATCAGGAATTTCCAAAAGTCGCCTGGTTAGTAGTTGCGACCGATTTACCGTTGATCGACAAAAACTCGATTCGGCAATTAATCAATAAGCGAAATCCTGAAAAAATAGCCACCGCTTACGCAACTCATCAATCAGGTTTACCTGAGCCGATGTTTGCTATTTGGGAATCAAAGGCTTTTCCAAAAGCTATCGAATATCTGGAAAGTGGCACGAATACTTGTCCGCGTAAATTTTTAATTAATTCAGATATACAATTAATTTTCCCATCTAGCGACGATATTTTGATCAATGCCAACAATAAACAAGAATACGAACTTGCCTTAAAAAAACTACAGAAAGTTGAATCCTAAACGATATACACGACAAACCCGATTGCAGGGATTTGGAGAAGCCGGACAGCAAAAACTGGCCGCAGCTAAAGTTTTGGTTATTGGTGCAGGTGGTCTTGGAGTTCCGGTATTGCAATATTTAAGCGGAATGGGCGTAGGCACCATCGGTATTGTTGATAATGACGTAGTCGATTTAAGTAATTTACAGCGCCAGATTTTATATGCTGAAAACGATATTGATCAGCCTAAAGTTAAAGTCGCAAAACAAAAATTAGAAGCGCTT from Zunongwangia profunda SM-A87 harbors:
- a CDS encoding (2Fe-2S)-binding protein — its product is MKKSMKASLVLNVNGKDRSLRIAPETPLLYALRNNLELNGPKFGCGLEQCGACMVLLNGKANPSCRIPVSEVIEKKIVTIEGLAENGNLHPLQQAFIDEQAAQCGYCLNGVLINSVSLLNEKKNPTAAEIKNGLEKNICRCGTHSRFIKAIKKVSKS
- a CDS encoding MoaD/ThiS family protein → MKILLFGIAKDIVGNQFLEDASFKAKTVAELKQELIQKYPDFAKISSLAIAVDEEYASDEQQISADNEIAIIPPVSGG
- the mobA gene encoding molybdenum cofactor guanylyltransferase, whose amino-acid sequence is MKTKLNGLILAGGKSTRMGTDKGEIAYHGKPHREYLYELLEKFCDDVYLSIRSEQHQNLPDNLKTITDKDQYRGPLNGMISAHQEFPKVAWLVVATDLPLIDKNSIRQLINKRNPEKIATAYATHQSGLPEPMFAIWESKAFPKAIEYLESGTNTCPRKFLINSDIQLIFPSSDDILINANNKQEYELALKKLQKVES
- a CDS encoding xanthine dehydrogenase family protein molybdopterin-binding subunit; this encodes MSTNRRTFIKQMGYVSLGFSMLGTACVLDSKKSVNAFDEIPKRPSEEQINAWIRILGDGRIKVLTGKMELGQGIRIAVAQVAAEELNTNIDLVEVNLAETGVTANEGYTAGSRSIEASAMSIRNAAACAREILKELAAKKLKIDKDRLDLKDGFILNEEQKFSFFEILDGQQIERNLKIPPEFKAKASRKIVGQPIKRKDISQMVVGKHTFIQDLRFPGMLHARIIRPPSYTSKLKSINENAFSGKEGFLKLVKIGDFLGVISEEEFQAVQLQREIFANTQWETGAPLPADKDLKTYIKNLAAEVAVEEQRGDWEKALKSASIQHKASYFKPYIMHAANGPSCAVAIYKDEKLKLWTHSQGVYPLRETLAPLLEMPQENIHIIGTPGSGCYGHNAADDVAAEVALLAKNYPGKHIRLQWMRDEEHAWEPYGTPMAFEMEAGLTPEGKIAGWKYDFWSDVHSTRPGGNPDNLLPARYLGKSYKKPAGGFKGGALRNSVPYYEIADLQTQSHIFSGPLRRSALRSLGAFGNIFAIESFMDELAYKAGKDSIQFRINHSSDTRSIECLEKLQQKINSVKKSKNQGVGVAFSRYKNSSSYCAVAALVEVSEESEVLVKKMWAVIDAGECINPDGLKNQTEGGMIQAASWTIKEKVLFSDQHIISLDWNSYPIFRFPETPECEVEVIDRVEQPPLGAGESAQGPAGAAVVNAIFDATGIRVRDLPVKDQLAKEINKK
- the moaC gene encoding cyclic pyranopterin monophosphate synthase MoaC, whose translation is MDKKLSHINKQGNAEMVDISEKEIISRTAIATGRILFPTEVFKQLQTDGFLSKKGSITQTAIIAGIQAVKKTSDLIPLCHPLRLSKINIDIQPGENSLDIECLVKCNERTGVEMEALTGVSVAALTIYDMTKALSHELEISEIKLKKKTGGKSDFGV
- the moaA gene encoding GTP 3',8-cyclase MoaA, translating into MLIDNHQRKINYLRLAVTDRCNLRCNYCMPESGINFAKKDKLLSIDELYQLSKILVEQGITKIRITGGEPFVRKELMILLRKLANLENLEDISITTNATLIGEHIPELKELGIKNINLSLDSITPETFKKVTRRDQFETVYGNLIKLIQEDFNVKVNFIALDGQNTDYIIPILEDLTRHYPVSVRFLEEMPFNGGSKNFQTIKWNHKAIYNHIASHYPNIEKLSSEETSTSVNYKIEGFEGSFGIIPSFTRNFCGSCNRLRITATGDVITCLYASADRNIREILRAENSEENIKNQILKAVGSRAKDGFEAEAQNKNYYENSMTSIGG
- a CDS encoding molybdenum cofactor biosynthesis protein MoaE, encoding MKKKIEIIAHIDPSVIYKELSHPGSGGICVFIGAVRDITQNQKVNALFFEAYETMALKEMEKIAATASKQWNLNRLIMQHAVGEKKIEEPVVLVGASSAHRNDCFEACRFLIDTLKEKVPIWKKEFFEGKEQVWVTPHP